The genomic stretch GGACCAGTAGGGGTTTATTGTATGGAGCTCACCATTGTTGAGGGAAGATGGAAGGGCTACATAACAGCATTGGGAATGGTTACAATTGACATGGTTTATTCAACAGTTGCTTTACTATTTCTTTCAAGTGTTAAAGACTATGTTATAAAATATGAGAACTATTTATCTCTTATTATAGGAATATTTTTGATAATAGTTTCTTCAAAAAAAATATTTCATAAAATTGAATTAAAAGAATTAAATGTGGATTTTAAAAGTATGTTACAAAATTACTTAACAGGAGTTGGTTTTGCTATAGTAAATATTTCTAGTATTTTAGTTATAGCAACAGTATTTGCATTTTTAAGAATATTAGACGAAGCAAATACTCCAACTTTGATAGAAACAGTAATAGGAGTTGGACTTGGAGGTTCAGGACTATGGTTTTTTACAACATACTTAATTTCACATTTTAGAAGGCTTTTTGGAAAGGAAAAACTTATAAAAATAATAAAATTTGCAAATGGAATTATTTTTATATTAGCATTATTTGTAGTTATTTATAGTATGAGACAAATAATATTAAATTAAGAAAGGAACAGTATGATAGTAACAAAAAATGTTGCATCTGAATTTAAGAGGTATCTTGAATTTGACAGCAACAATAGTAATATTAGAGTTGGTGTGGCTATGAGTGGAGGAGTTGACAGTTCAACTGTGGCTTATCTTTTAAAACAACAAGGTTATGATATATTTGGAGTAACTATGAAAACTTTTAAAGATGAGGATTCTGATGCTAAAAAAGTTTGTGATGACTTGGGAATAGAGCACTATGTTTTAGATGTAAGAGATGAATTTAAAGAAAAGGTTATGGACTATTTTGTTAATGAATATATGAATGGAAGAACTCCAAATCCTTGCATGGTATGTAATAGGCATATAAAATTTGGTAAGATGTTAGATTTTATTTTATCAAAAGGTGCTAGTTTTATGGCAACTGGGCATTATACAAAATTAAAGAATGGTTTACTAAGTGTTGGAGATGATTCAAATAAGGATCAAGTTTACTTTTTATCTCAAATAGAAAAAGATAGACTTAGTAAAATTATTTTTCCAGTTGGTGATTTAGAAAAACCTAAATTAAGAGAGCTTGCTGAGCAGATGGGAGTTAGAGTTTATTCTAAAAAAGATTCACAAGAAATATGTTTTGTAGATGATGGAAAACTGAAAGAGTTTTTAATAGAAAAAACAGAAGGTAAAGCAGAAAAACCTGGAAATATTGTAGATAAAAATGGAAATATTTTAGGAAAACATAAAGGTTTTTCATTTTACACAATAGGTCAAAGAAAAGGTCTTGGAATTTCTAGTGAAGATCCCTTATATGTTTTAGCTTTTGATAGAGAAACAAATAATATTATTGTTGGAGAAAATGAAGATTTATTTAAAGATGAATTAACTGCAACAAGATTAAATCTTTTCTCAGTATCTTCTTTAGATAGTTTAGATAACTTAGAATGTTTTGCAAAAACTCGCTCAAGAGATATTTTACATAAATGTTTATTGAAAAAGGATGGAGAAAATTTTCATGTAAAGTTTATTGATAATAAAGTTAGAGCTATTACACCAGGACAAGGAATAGTATTTTATAATAATGAAGGAAATGTAATAGCGGGAGGCTTTATTGAAAAGTAGTTGGCAACAAAATTATAATATATTTTTAAATTAAGTTTTTAGGAGGTTTAATGAAATTATTTGATGAATTTAAAGCATTTGTAATGCGTGGAAATGTCGTTGATTTAGCAGTTGGGGTTATTATTGGTGGAGCTTTTGGAAAGATAGTAACAAGTTTAGTTAACGATATTTTTATGCCAATCATAGGAATGATATTAGGAAATGTTAATTTTACTTCTTTAGAAATAAAATTAGGAGAACCAGTTGAAGGAGCTGAACAAGCTGCTATTAGATATGGTGCTTTTATTCAAGAAATAGTTAATTTTCTTATAATTGCACTTTGTATATTTATGGTTATAAAAGTAATAAATAAATTACAAAAGAAAAAAGAAGAAGCCCCTGCCCCTGCCCCAGAACCTACAAAAGAAGAAGTATTACTTACTGAAATAAGAGATGCTTTAAATAAAATGGCAGATAAATAAGAAAATGAATGGTTGTTAGAAATAACAACCATTTTTTATTTATAAATATTATTAATAATTAAGAGATTAATTGCTTATATTGTACTAATTATAAAATTAAAATCTAAAATATATACAAAACTTATTATTGCTTTTCCAAATAAAAAATTATATAATATAAAGAGATACAAAATATTTATAAGATAAATATTATGTTTACAAAAGAAAGGAGGAAGATAATGAAAAAAATAATTACTTTTATCTGTTTTATTCTCTTTACAGTTTCTTCATTTGCTATAAAAGTTGAGAATAATCAAATTATAGATGATTATGGCAATAAGATTGAAGCCAAAGAATATAAAAAAATTATTGTAACTGATCCTGGGGTAATAGAGATACTATTTAAAATAGGTGGAGAAAAATCAATAGTTGCTATTGGTAAAACTTCAAGAAGTAAAATATATCCTTATGATAAAGTAGATAAGTTAGTAAGTATTGGCAATATTTCTAATTTAAACTTAGAAAAAGTTGTTGAGTATAAACCTGATTTAATAATAGTTACCTCTATGATGTTAAGAAATGTAGAGGCTGTAAAAAAAATGGGTTACAATGTAATAGTTTCTAATGCATCTAGTTTAGATGGAATTCTTGATTTAATCTCAGTTACAGGAATTGTATCTGGGAAGAAAGTTGAAGCAGAAAAGTTAAGAAAAGAATGTCTGGTTAAATTAGAAAAAATTGAAAAAGAAAATAGTAAAAAAACTTCTAAATTAAAAGGAGCAATTCTATTTTCAACATCACCTATGACAGCTTTTTCTGAAAAATCATTACCTGGAGATATTTTAAAATATTTAGGTATTATTAATATAGCATCAAATGTCCCTGGAGAAAGACCAATATTGTCACCTGAATATATTTTAAAAGAAAATCCAGATTTTTTAGCTGGTGCTATGAGTTTAGATAGTCCTCAACAAATTATAGAAGCATCTAATGTTATTCCTAAGACAAAAGCTGGAAAAAATGGTAATATTTTTATTCTTGATTCATCAGTTATATTAAGAAGCTCATACAGAATATTTGATGAAATGGAAGTATTAAAAGAAAAATTAAACAAAATAGGAAATAAGTAAAAAATGTGTTCATAGATATTAAACCTTTGGAAATGATGCAAAAAAATTATAATCTATGGAGGGAAAAATGAAAAAATATTTAATGGGATTATCAATACTTATATTTTGTGCAAATGCTTATGGAGAAGTTATAGACTTAGGAGAAAAAAATATTTATTCAGAAACTGGTTTTGAAAAAAATCTAAGAAATTCTACGACATCACCTTTTATAATTACATCAAAGGATATTGAAAAAAAAGGTTATACTTCTGTATCAGAAGTTTTAGATTCAGTTCCTGGTGTAAATATACAAGAGGGGTTACATCCAGCAGTTGATGTAAGAGGGCAAGGTTATCAAAAGGCAAGAGCAACTGTTCAACTTTTAGTTGATGGAGTTCCTGCTAATATGCTTGATACTTCTCATATGAATATGCCTATTGATGTTGTAAATATCAATGAAATAGAAAGAATAGAAGTTATACCAGGTGGAGGAGCAGTTCTATATGGTAGTGGAACATCAGGTGGAGTTATAAATATTATAACTAAAAAATATAAAGGAAATAATAATGTTCGTGGAGGAGTAGGATATCAAGTAGGAAGTTTTGCAAATAATAAATTTGATGTTTCTGTTGGGACAAGTGCTGGAAATTTTGATTTTGATATAAATTATTCAAAAAATAGAAAACATGGATATAGGGATTATAATTTTACTAATTCTGATTATTTTTCTGGAAGGATTAATTATAATATCAATAAAACAAGTAATATAGCTTTTAAATATAGTGGATACAGAGATAAATATACTTATCCTAGTTTTTTGACTCAAAAAGAATTAGATAGTAATAGAAGACAAAGTGGTAATGATAAAGAAATGAATGAAAAAAATAGAATAAAAAAGGATGAATTTTCTTTAACATATAACACTAAAATAGGGGATAAAAATGATTTAAATATTTTAGGTTTTTATCAAAAAACAGATATTCCATCTGAGTCAATTGAAGATTATACTACAGAGTACAAAGGAATGTTAGCAGGACAAGCTGCTAAATTAAGAGGAGAACTTAGTGTTCCAGGATTGCCAGCTAGAGCAAGAATAGCTATGCAAAATAGATTAAATGCATTGTTAGCTGAATTAGGAAGTACAAGTAGTGTTGATTTTAGAACAGTTTCTCAATTTAAAGATACAAAGAAAGCTATAAAAATTAAAGATAAGTTTACTTATGATAATGATGGAAGTAATATTGTTGTAGGACTAGGTTACACTGATAATGATATGCTTAGAGTGGCAAAAAGAGAATTAGTTGGAAAAAGAGTTTTGGCTGATACGAAATTAGATTTATCTAAGAAAACATTTGAAGTATTTGCATTAAATACTTATAAGATTAATAAAGTTGAACTTATTCAAGGTTTAAGATTTGAAAATTCTAAATATAATGGTATAAGAAAAAATAATACAGATGTAATTGATATAAAAAAATCTAAAGATAATTGGGCAGGTTCACTGGCAGTAAATTACTTATATTCAGATACAGGAAATGTATATGCAAAATATGAAAGAGCATTTACTTCTCCTGCTCCTGCACAATTAGTTGATAAAGTTAAAATAGCACCAAATGTATTTAATTATAAAGTTAATAATTTAAAATCAGAAAGTACAAATTTGTTTGAAATTGGTTGGAATGATTATTTATTTGGATCATTGATAGGTGCAGATGTGTTTTATAGTGAAACAAAAAATGAAATAGCAACTATTTTTGAAGGTGGAAGACCTAATGCACATGATACAGGGTTTGAAAGTACAAATTTAGGAAAAACTAGAAGATATGGTTTTGATTTAAGTGCTGAACAAAAATTTGAAAAATTTACTTTTAGAGAAGCTTATTCATTTATTGACACAAAAATTTTAAAGGATAATTCTAAAAGTTTTGAAGGAAAACATATAGCAGATGTTCCAAAACATAAATTAGTTTTCTCAGTAGATTATGATATAACTTCTAAACTTACTGTTGGAGCGGATTATGAATATAGAGCAGCAGCCTTTATTGATAATGCAAATAAAAATGGAAAAGATAAAGCTAAATCAGTATTTAATTTAAGAGCTGATTATAAGTTGACAAATTCATTAAATATTTATGCAGGAATAAATAATATATTTGGTGCTAAATATTACAATAGTGTTGGAGTTAGCAGTGGAGAAAGAATTTATGATCCAGCTCCAAGAATAAATTATTATGCAGGTTTCAAATATAAATTTTAATAAAAGGAAACAAGATGAAAAAAAAGTTTTTTTTAATGTCATTGATGATAACTTTTATAGTAATAACACTCTCTCTATCAGTAGGGAGTGTTTTTATTCCAATAAAAAGTTTATTATTTTTATCACCTATGGATGAGTATACTAAAACAATAATATTTGATTTAAGATTACCAAGAATTTTAATGGCATTTTTAGTTGGAATGTTACTTGCTTCAAGTGGAAATATTGTACAAATAATATTTCAAAATCCACTTGCTGATCCATACATAATAGGTATTGCTTCAAGTGCAACCTTTGGTGCTGTTATAGCTTATCTTTTAAAGTTACCAGAATTTTTTTATGGAATAGTTGCTTTTATTTGTTGTATGGTGAGTACACTTCTAATTTTTAAAATCTCAAAAAGGGGGAATAAAATAGAGGTTAATACCTTACTTATTGTTGGAATAACTTTATCAGCATTTTTAGCAGGCTTTACATCTTTTGCTATCTATATGATAGGAGAAGATTCATTTAAAATCACTATGTGGCTTATGGGATATTTAGGTAATGCTAGTTGGAATCAAATAGTATTTTTAATAATTCCACTTATATTTTCTAGTGCATATTTTTATGCAAAAAGAAATGAACTTGATATACTGATGTTAGGTGATGAACAAGCACATTCATTAGGAATAGATATAGCAAAGTTAAAATTTCATTTACTTATAGTATCATCTTTTGTTGTAGCTTATTCCGTTGCTTTTACAGGAATGATTGGTTTTGTAGGACTTATTGTACCTCATATAATGAGAAGTATAATAGGACCATTGAATACAAGGTTAATTCCCTTTGTTTTAATCTATGGGGGTATATTTTTACTTGTATGTGATACATTTGGAAGAATTATTCTAGCACCTGTTGAAATTCCAATAGGAGTTATAACTTCTATATTAGGAGCACCATTCTTTCTATATTTAGCTTTAAAAGGTAGGAGGAAATAATGGAAATAATAAATATAAAGAAACTTAATTATTCCTATGGAAAAAAAGAAGTTTTAAAAGAATTAAGTTTAGACATAGATATAAATAAAATAACTGGAATAATAGGTCCAAATGGTTGTGGAAAATCAACACTAGCAAAAAATATAATAAAATATATAAATGGTGACTTTGAAGATTTTAAAATAATGGATACTGATATAAGAGAACTTAACCATAAGAAAATAGCGCAACTTATTTCATATATACCACAAAAAAGTTTAATAATTCCAAATATTTCTGTTTTTGATTATGTCTTATTAGGTAGATTTCCATTGTTAAAAAACTCTTGGGATAATTATACTGAAAAAGATTATGAAATAGTTGAAAATAATATAAATCTATTGAATATTAAGGAACTAAGAGATAGAAATATTGAAACTTTATCAGGTGGAGAATTACAAAAAGTACTATTAGCAAGAGCCTTGGCACAGGAAGCAAAAATATTACTTTTAGATGAACCTACTTCTGCACTTGATTTAAATAATGCAGTTGAATTTATGAAAATTTTAAAAAATATTTCTATTAAAAAAAATATATCAGTAATTATTATTATTCATGATTTGAACTTAGCTTCATTATTTTGTGATAGCTTAATAATTTTAAAAGATGGAAGGTTTATAGAAAAAGGAAGTCCAAAAGAAGTGATAAATGAAGCAAATATAAAATCTGTCTATAACTTGGATTGTAAAGTTTGCTATAATGAAAATGATAAACCATATATAATACCTATTACATAGATTAGGAAAGGATATATTATGTTTAAAATAAGATATAAATCACATCATGATGTAGGAAATATTATTTCTAAATTTACTGAAAATTTAAAAGCTAATAAAAGTGATTTTTTAGATGTACTTAATAAAGAGAATAAAGATAAACAATTAGGAATATATTTTCATACACCTTATTGTGATAAGATTTGTTCTTTTTGTAATATGAATAGAAAGCAACTTGATAATGATTTAGAGGAATATACAGAATATCTCTGTAAGGAAATTAAAAAATATGGAGCTTATGAATTTTCTAAAACAAGTGAAGTTGATGTTGTTTTCTTTGGTGGAGGAACACCAACAATATTTAAAAAAGAGCAGTTAGAAAAAATATTAAAAACCTTAAATGAAAATTTTAAATTTGCAAAAGACTATGAAATGACTTTTGAAACAACTTTACATAATTTGACTTTTGAAAAACTTAAAGTTATGGAAGAAAATGGAGTAAATAGAATAAGTGTTGGAATACAAACTTTTTCTAATAGGGGAAGAAAACTTTTAAATAGAACCTATGATAAAGATTATGTTGTAGAAAGATTACAAGAGATAAAAAAAAGATTTTCAGGGCTTGTTTGTATAGAGATAATTTATAACTATGCTAATCAAACTGATGAAGAAGTCTTACAAGATGCAGATTTACTTGCAGAAGTTGAAGCAGATAGTGCAAGTTTTTATTCTCTAATGATACATGATGGTTCTAATATTTCTAAGGAAAGAGAAAAAGATAAATCAGTTTATATTTATAGCTTAGAAAGAGACGAAGAATTACATAATCTTTTTTATAGAAGATGTATTGAAAAAGGCTATAAACTTTTAGAGTTAACAAAATTGACTAATGGTAAAGATAAATATAAATACATAAGAAACAATAATTCTTTAAAAAATTTATTACCTATTGGAGTTGGAGCAGGTGGTCGTATTCAAGATATAGGAGCTTATAATATGAATCAACAAATGAGCTTTTATTCTAAAACATCAGAAAGTAATTATAATCTTTCTATGATTTCAGGCTTAATGCAATTTGATAAATTTGATTTAAATGAGATAAAAAAATATTGTAGTGAAGAAAGTTATAAAATTGTTTATGAGAAACTAAAAGAATTTGAAAAAGAAGGATATATAAAAATTGAAGATAACTTTGTTGTTTATGAGTTAAAAGGAATTTTTTGGGGAAATAGCTTAGTTGCAAATATTATTGAAGAAATCGGGAGGTACTTATGAAAACATTAATAGTTTATTCTACAATTAGTGGAAATACAAAAGCAGTCTGTGAAAGAATATATGGAGCTTTAAATACAGAAAAAGAAATAATTAATATCAAAGATATTAAGGATTTAAAAGTGGATAATTATGATAATTTTATAATAGGTTTTTGGTGTGATAAAGGAACTATGGATAAAGATTCTATTGAGTTTTTAAAAACTTTAAGTAATAAAAATGTTTATTTTGTAGGAACATTAGGTGCAAGACCTGAGTCAGAACATTGGAATGATGTTTTTGAAAACGCTAAGAAATTATGTTCTGAAAATAATAATTTTAAAGAAGGTTTATTAATTTGGGGAAGAATTTCTCAAGAAATGCAAGATATGATGAAAAAATTTCCAGCAGGTCATCCTCATGGTGTAAATCCTGAAAGAGTTGCAAGATGGGAAGCAGCTTCTACTCATCCAGATGAAAATGATTTTAAAAAAGCTGAAGAATTTTTTTCAAATTTATTAAATAAATAAATTTTTTTCAATATATTTTACTTTTTTATAAATAATTATATAATATTCCTATCAAAAGAGAAGATGATTTTGTGGTAATTTTAACAAAAAAAGTTGAAAAAAATAAAACTAATCTTGATGAGGATATTGCAGAATTAGCATATGAAGGTCTAGATATTAAAATATTTAATAAAGTTATTTATAAAAATTTATTATAATAATGGAGGTTCATACTCATGAAAAAAATTTTATTGTTACTTTTAGCTTTTTGTAGTTTTGTTGCTTATGCAGCAGGTGAACTAAATATGGACGAGGTAAATAAATATGTTAGTGAAAAATTAAATAGAGATAAGGAAATAACATTTTCTTATAAAATTAATAAAACTAACAATACCTTAGAAGGTTATAGTGAAGAAGGAAAACTTGTAGCTGTTAGCTCTTTAAAAGATGAGCCAGGTGTTGTAGAAATGGCAGGAATGAAAACTAAGATTTCTGAAAAGAATGGAAAGTTAAATCCAGTTTCTGAAATTTATCTTCCTAATGGACAATTAGTTGTTAGAAATACTTATAAATTTAACAGAGATACAAATATATTTTTAACAGGTGTAGTGATAGCTTATGTTAATGGAGAAGTTCCTTATAGTGCTGATTTAAAAAATTTTATAGATAGTATTGATAGAATACAAGTAGAAAATTTTGAAAATAATAAATTAGTATTGTATACTACTTATGAAATAAATCATAAAACTCAACAAATAACTGTGAAAAATGGTCTAAGTGCAAAAGTAACTATAACAAAAGCTGTCTTATCAATTAATGGTTTAAATGGTACTATGGAAACTTATTATGAAAATGGAAAAGTTAATCAAAAAGTAGCTATAAAAAATGGATTGTTTAATGGTAAAGTAGAAAAATTTTCTGATAAGAGTGGAAAAGTTGTTGGAACAGGAACAATGAAAAATGGTTTACCAGATGGAGAATTTATTGAATATGATGAAGCTGGAAAAGTAATATCAAAAGTAAAGTATAAAGATGGTAAAGAAGTAAAATAATTAAAAATGGGATTGTTTTTAGCAATCCCATTTTTTGTATTATGTAAAATAAATAAGTAAAATTTTCAAAATTTATGTTAAAATAAGGTATTACAATTAAATTATAGGAGGAAAAATGGAAAAATTAAAATTGGCTAAACATTTAATAAATTTTATTGATGAAAGCCCATCTAATTATTTTGCTTGTATAAATACTAAAAATATCTTAAATGAAAAAGGTTTTACTGAACTTTTTGAAACAGAGGAATGGAAATTAAAAAAAGGTGGAAAATATTTTGTAACCATAAATGATAGTGGAATTATAGCTTTTACAATAGGGAGTGAAAAAATTTCTAAGTCAGGTTATAAAATAGCTGCTTCACATACTGATAGTCCAGGTTTTTTAATAAAACCTAACCCTGAAATAAATAGAAAAGGTTTTAATATTTTAAATACAGAAGTTTATGGAGGACCAATTTTAAGTACTTGGTTTGATAGACCTTTATCATTTAGTGGTAGAGTTTTTGTTGAAAGTGATAATGCCTTTAAACCTAAAAAATATTTTATAAAATATGATAAAGATTTATTTATAATTCCATCACTTTGTATACATCAAAATAGAAGTGTAAATGATGGAATGGCAATTAATGCACAAAAAGATACATTACCTTTAATAACTATTACAGATGAAAAAGAAAAATTTTCTTTAAAAAAATTGTTAGCTAAAGAATTAAAAGTAAAAGAAGATAAAATTTTAAGTTATGATTTGAATCTATATTCAAGAGAAAAAGGATGTTTATTAGGAGCTAATGAAGAATTTATATCAGTTGGAAGATTAGATAATCTTGCAGCACTTCATGCAGGTTTAATGTCATTAGTAGATAATAAAGATAAAAAGAATACTTGTATTGTTGTTGGTTATGATAATGAAGAAATAGGTTCTAACTCAATTCAAGGTGCAGACAGTCCAACTTTAAAAAATATATTAGAAAGAATATCAAATGCAATGAAGTTAAGTTTTGAAGAACATCAACAAGCTTTAGCTAATTCTTTTGTTATTTCAAATGATGCTGCACATTCTATACATCCTAATTATTTAGAAAAAGCTGACCCAACTAATGAGCCAAAAATTAATTGTGGTCCTGTTATAAAAATGGCTGCTAATAAATCATATATAACTGATGGTTATTCAAAATCTGTTATAGAAAAAATAGCAAAAGATTCTAAAATTCCTATTCAAACATTTGTAAATCGTTCTGATGTCCGTGGTGGTTCAACAATAGGACCTATACAACAATCACAAATAAGAATTTTAGGAATAGATATTGGAAGTCCTTTACTTTCTATGCACTCTGTTAGAGAACTAGGTGGAGTTGATGACCATTATAATTTATATAAATTAATTGGAGAGTTTTTTAAAATTTAAGTACATTTATACTAATTTCTTATTGATAAAATATGTAAATGATGTTATAATTATTTCCATAATTTTAAATATATTGGGGGTTAAATTATGGCTTACATTTCAAGTTTAGACATTTTAGAAACAGAAATTGCAATAAAAAAAGTTAAAGATTTTTTTGAAAGTCATTTATCAAAAGAGTTAGATTTATTAAGAGTTTCAGCACCATTATTTGTTATACCAGAATCTGGTTTAAATGATAATTTGAATGGGACAGAAAGACCAGTATCTTTTGATACTAAAAGTGGAGAAAGAGTTGAAATAGTTCATTCTCTTGCAAAATGGAAAAGAATGGCATTATATAGATATAATATTGAAAATCATAAAGGTATTTATACAGATATGAATGCTATTAGAAGAGATGAAGATACAGATTTTATTCATTCTTATTATGTAGACCAATGGGATTGGGAAAAAATAATTTCTAAAGAAGATAGAAATGAAGAATATTTAAAAGAAGTAGTTAAAAAAATTTATTCTGTATTTAAGGCAACAGAAGAATATATAACTACTGAATATCCAAAACTTACTAAAAAGTTACCAGAAGAAATAACTTTTATAACTGCACAAGAACTTGAAAATAAATATCCTAATTTAACTCCAAAAAATAGAGAGCATGCTGCAGCAAAAGAATATGGAGCTATATTTTTAATGAAAATAGGTGGAAAACTATCTTCTGGTGAAAAACATGATGGTAGAGCACCTGACTATGATGATTGGGATTTAAATGGTGATATAATATTTAATTATCCTCTTTTAGGAATAGGACTTGAATTATCTTCTATGGGAATAAGAGTTGATGAAAATTCATTAGAGGAACAATTAAAAATTGCTAATTGTGAAGACAGAAGATCTTTACCATACCATCAAATGATATTAAATAAAGTTCTACCTTATACAATAGGTGGAGGAATAGGTCAATCTCGTATATGTATGTTTTTCTTAGATAAATTACATATCGGAGAAGTACAAGCATCTATATGGTCACAAGAAGTTCATGAAATTTGTAGACAAATGAATATTAAATTATTATAAAAATAATGGGGGCAATTTATAGCCCCCAAATTTATTTTTAGTCATTTAATTTTAATACAGAAACAAATGCTTCTTGTGGAATTTCTACATTTCCTATACTCTTCATTCTCTTTTTACCTTCTTTTTGTTTTTCAAGAAGTTTCTTTTTTCTTGTTATATCTCCACCATAACATTTAGCAATAACATTTTTTCTATATGCTTTTATTGTTTCTCTGGCAATTATTTTTGAACCTAAAGCAGCTTGAATAGGAATTTCAAATTGTTGTCTTGGAATAACTTCACTTAACTTTTGACAAATAGCTTTTCCTCTATAAAATGCATTATCATTGTGTGCTATAAATGAGAAAGCATCAACAGGTTTTCCTGAAACTAAAATGTCAACTTTAACTAGATTTGATTCTCTATATTCACTTAATTCATATTCAAAAGAAGCATATCCTTTAGTTCTTGATTTTAATTTATCATAAAAATCTATAACAATTTCTGCAAGAGGTAATTCATAACTAAGCATAGATCTAGTTTCATCTAAATAATCCATTGAAATAAAAATTCCTCTTTTTTCTTGACAAAGTTCCATTACATTTCCAACATATTCTTTTGGAACAATAACTTTTCCTCTTATATAAGGTTCTTGAATTGAGATTTTTCCACGACCTGGTTCAGGGAATTCACAAGGATTATCTATAACTTTTTCTTCTTGATTATCTATTCTAACTTTGTATTCAACTGATGGAGTAGTAGAAATTAAATCTATATCATATTCTCTTCTTAATCTTTCAACTATGATTTCCATATGAAGTAAACCTAAGAAACCACATCTAAAACCAAACCCTAAGGCAATAGAGGTTTCAGGTACAAATGTTAATGAAGCATCATTTAATTGTAATTTTTCTAATGCTTCTCTTAATTCTTCATAGTCATCAGTAAATAGTGGATACACTCCTGCAAATACCATTGATTGTGCTGGTTTAAATCCAACTAGTGGGAATAGAGCAGGATTTTTAACAGTTGTTATAGTATCTCCAACTCTTGTATCATGGATAGTTTTAACTCCTGTGATAATATATCCAACAGAACCACTAGTTAAAATAT from Fusobacterium hwasookii encodes the following:
- the lepA gene encoding translation elongation factor 4 produces the protein MLQKNKRNFSIIAHIDHGKSTIADRLLEYTGTVSQRDMKDQILDSMDLEREKGITIKAQAVTLFYKAKNGEEYELNLIDTPGHVDFIYEVSRSLAACEGALLVVDAAQGVEAQTLANVYLAIENNLEILPIINKIDLPAAEPEKVKREIEDIIGLPADDAVLASAKNGIGIEDILEAIVHRVPAPNYDENAPLKALIFDSFFDDYRGVITYIKVLDGSIKKGDKIKIWSTEKELEVLEAGIFSPTMKSTDILTSGSVGYIITGVKTIHDTRVGDTITTVKNPALFPLVGFKPAQSMVFAGVYPLFTDDYEELREALEKLQLNDASLTFVPETSIALGFGFRCGFLGLLHMEIIVERLRREYDIDLISTTPSVEYKVRIDNQEEKVIDNPCEFPEPGRGKISIQEPYIRGKVIVPKEYVGNVMELCQEKRGIFISMDYLDETRSMLSYELPLAEIVIDFYDKLKSRTKGYASFEYELSEYRESNLVKVDILVSGKPVDAFSFIAHNDNAFYRGKAICQKLSEVIPRQQFEIPIQAALGSKIIARETIKAYRKNVIAKCYGGDITRKKKLLEKQKEGKKRMKSIGNVEIPQEAFVSVLKLND